One Campylobacter concisus DNA segment encodes these proteins:
- the xseB gene encoding exodeoxyribonuclease VII small subunit: MEQKEQSFEEKLALADKILNDLNKDDVSLENSIKLHEQGKKLLNEAREILENAKLSIKQVDDE; encoded by the coding sequence ATGGAGCAAAAAGAGCAAAGCTTTGAAGAAAAATTAGCCCTAGCAGATAAAATTTTAAACGATCTAAACAAAGATGATGTGAGCCTAGAAAATAGCATAAAGCTGCACGAGCAGGGCAAAAAGCTCTTAAATGAAGCAAGAGAAATTTTAGAAAACGCAAAACTTAGCATAAAGCAGGTGGATGATGAGTAG
- the murC gene encoding UDP-N-acetylmuramate--L-alanine ligase — MKKVHFIGIGGIGISAIARFLHEKGHKISGSDIKESKTTLELQDEGIEVITPHCKEAIKDQDFVVYSAAIKEDNIELVEARNKGIKCFSRKEILPYVLEDKCVFAVAGAHGKSTTSAMLASLIEGSVIIGAISKQFGSNMRYAKSDNVVFEADESDSSFLNSNPYLAIVTNAEPEHMEHYDYDLAKFYAAYKGFLERAKVRVINAEDEFLSTLKLDAIRLFPSTDITELTMVVRDYQPYTSFNLKNLGKFEAFGMGEHIAIDASLAILAAMHETPLKDIRENLLNFKGIKKRFDILSANKNFVLIDDYAHHPTEIKATLKSVFEYAKILGINSVTAIFQPHRYTRLSTNLAGFKECFKGVDELVILPVYAAGENPIEVDMKSEFSEYNPIFTGKVERVEEGIEFTDEFGVKNRLSDGIVVGFGAGDISVQLRGDY; from the coding sequence ATCAAAAAAGTCCATTTCATAGGCATCGGCGGCATCGGTATCTCAGCTATCGCTAGATTTTTACACGAAAAAGGCCACAAGATAAGTGGTAGCGACATCAAAGAGAGCAAAACGACGCTAGAGCTTCAAGATGAAGGCATCGAGGTTATCACTCCGCACTGTAAAGAGGCGATAAAAGACCAAGACTTTGTGGTCTACTCGGCCGCGATAAAAGAGGATAATATCGAGCTAGTGGAGGCTAGAAACAAGGGCATAAAGTGCTTTTCTAGAAAGGAAATTTTGCCTTATGTGCTTGAAGATAAGTGTGTCTTTGCAGTAGCTGGCGCGCACGGCAAAAGCACGACTTCAGCGATGCTAGCAAGCCTAATTGAAGGCTCAGTCATCATCGGCGCCATCTCAAAGCAGTTTGGCTCAAACATGCGCTACGCCAAAAGCGACAACGTCGTATTTGAGGCAGATGAGAGCGACTCGAGCTTCTTAAACTCAAACCCATATCTAGCCATCGTCACCAACGCAGAGCCAGAGCACATGGAGCACTACGACTACGATCTAGCTAAATTTTACGCAGCCTACAAGGGCTTTTTGGAGCGCGCAAAGGTTAGAGTAATAAACGCTGAGGACGAGTTTTTAAGCACGCTTAAGCTTGATGCGATCAGACTCTTTCCAAGCACTGATATCACCGAGCTTACGATGGTTGTAAGAGACTATCAGCCATACACCAGTTTTAATCTTAAAAATTTAGGCAAATTTGAGGCCTTTGGCATGGGCGAGCACATCGCTATAGACGCATCTTTGGCAATTCTCGCTGCGATGCACGAGACGCCGCTAAAAGATATAAGAGAAAATTTATTAAATTTTAAAGGCATCAAAAAGCGTTTTGACATCCTTAGCGCAAACAAAAATTTCGTCCTAATAGACGACTACGCGCACCATCCAACCGAGATAAAAGCGACGCTAAAATCAGTCTTTGAATACGCTAAAATTTTAGGCATAAACAGCGTCACAGCGATATTTCAGCCACACCGCTACACAAGGCTTAGTACAAATTTAGCCGGCTTTAAAGAGTGTTTTAAAGGTGTTGATGAGCTTGTTATCTTGCCAGTTTATGCAGCCGGTGAAAATCCGATCGAGGTTGATATGAAGAGCGAATTTAGCGAGTATAACCCGATCTTTACAGGCAAGGTCGAGAGGGTTGAAGAGGGGATAGAATTTACAGATGAATTTGGCGTGAAAAACCGCCTAAGTGACGGCATCGTAGTTGGTTTTGGAGCGGGCGATATCAGCGTGCAGCTAAGAGGCGACTACTAA
- a CDS encoding carbon-nitrogen hydrolase family protein has translation MSRICALQLPTQPLSEARLDYYLKICADENARLVVLGEYVLNSFFKELISMPKSLIKEQSERKKEALFLMAKKYDLNIVAPIVNLKGKEIFKSLAKFTPTQVKLYDQQILMPYAHWNEAKFFNNTSDELNLPIFTYDKFKVGVMFGYEAHFDVCWAYMSAKKVDIVLVPTACTFFSQARWEELLKVRAFTNNVYVLRVNRVGSHKSDDAQWSFYGDSMLINPFGEVKNRLGKNEEMMIDELSKKELSEARSTWGFMQIEAKFKR, from the coding sequence ATGAGTAGAATTTGTGCTCTTCAGCTACCAACTCAGCCTTTAAGTGAGGCAAGGCTTGATTATTACCTAAAAATTTGTGCGGACGAAAACGCAAGGCTAGTTGTGCTTGGTGAATATGTGCTAAATAGCTTTTTTAAAGAGCTCATTAGCATGCCAAAAAGCCTTATAAAAGAGCAAAGCGAGCGCAAAAAAGAGGCTCTTTTTTTAATGGCAAAAAAGTATGATCTAAATATCGTTGCACCTATTGTAAATCTAAAAGGCAAGGAAATTTTTAAAAGTCTAGCTAAATTTACCCCAACACAAGTAAAGCTATATGATCAGCAAATTCTCATGCCTTACGCTCACTGGAATGAGGCGAAATTCTTTAATAACACAAGCGATGAGCTAAATTTGCCTATTTTTACCTACGATAAATTTAAAGTCGGCGTCATGTTTGGCTATGAGGCGCACTTTGATGTGTGCTGGGCCTATATGAGCGCTAAGAAGGTCGATATTGTGCTCGTGCCAACGGCTTGTACATTTTTCTCGCAGGCGCGCTGGGAGGAGCTTTTAAAGGTTAGAGCTTTTACAAATAATGTCTACGTGCTGCGCGTAAACCGCGTAGGAAGCCACAAGAGCGATGATGCGCAGTGGAGCTTTTACGGCGATTCGATGCTTATTAATCCGTTTGGTGAAGTCAAAAATAGACTCGGCAAGAACGAAGAGATGATGATAGATGAGCTTAGCAAAAAGGAGCTTAGCGAGGCTAGAAGCACTTGGGGCTTTATGCAGATAGAGGCTAAATTTAAAAGATAA
- a CDS encoding MmcQ/YjbR family DNA-binding protein, whose product MKQSDVEGYIKEKFNVLGEQIFPKFPKINVFRHKKNEKWFALLMEISASKLGLKNDEMIEILNLKCSPDLAMVLVDEQQIFKAYHMNKKHWISVNLNSKISQKTVFDLIDESFTLSK is encoded by the coding sequence TTGAAACAAAGTGACGTTGAAGGATATATAAAAGAGAAATTTAACGTTTTGGGCGAGCAAATTTTCCCAAAATTTCCAAAAATTAATGTCTTTCGTCACAAGAAAAATGAGAAGTGGTTTGCACTGCTTATGGAGATAAGCGCTAGCAAGCTAGGGCTTAAAAATGACGAGATGATAGAGATTTTAAATCTAAAATGTAGCCCAGATCTAGCCATGGTACTAGTTGATGAGCAGCAAATTTTTAAAGCATATCATATGAACAAAAAGCACTGGATAAGTGTAAATTTAAACTCCAAAATCTCACAAAAAACAGTTTTTGACCTGATAGATGAAAGCTTTACCTTAAGCAAATAA